The proteins below are encoded in one region of Amycolatopsis magusensis:
- a CDS encoding MCE family protein, with amino-acid sequence MTASLIKLIIFIVITVMFTAVLGISIANLNLSNTATYTARFTDATLVLPNDDVRIAGVRVGQVSDVRIVDRRQAEVEFEVDAGRTLPAGVTATIKFRNLVGQRYIALGQGTGTAGDTLPEGGTIPLERTKPALDLTELFNGFKPLFRALNPEDMNKLSYQVIQVLQGEGGTVESLLAHTASLTSTIAEKDQVIGEVITNLNGVLDTINQRTPQLSDLIATLQRLVTGLAEDRKPIGDAIDSLGGLAETTSGLLTEAREPLKNDIAALGELTQNLNENEPLVEHFIQFLPHKVATLSRTADYGSWFNFFACEVTGSVSLPPLISQPINLPIAPVNRERCGA; translated from the coding sequence GTGACCGCCTCCCTGATCAAGCTGATCATCTTCATCGTGATCACCGTGATGTTCACCGCGGTGCTCGGCATCAGCATCGCCAACCTGAACCTGAGCAACACGGCCACCTACACCGCGCGCTTCACCGACGCGACGCTGGTGCTGCCCAACGACGACGTGCGGATCGCCGGGGTCCGCGTCGGCCAGGTGTCCGACGTGCGGATCGTGGACCGGCGCCAGGCCGAGGTGGAGTTCGAGGTCGACGCCGGGCGCACGCTGCCGGCCGGGGTGACCGCGACGATCAAGTTCCGCAACCTGGTCGGCCAGCGCTACATCGCGCTCGGCCAGGGCACCGGCACGGCCGGGGACACGCTGCCCGAGGGCGGCACCATCCCGCTGGAGCGCACCAAGCCCGCCCTGGACCTGACCGAGTTGTTCAACGGGTTCAAGCCGCTGTTCCGCGCGCTGAACCCGGAGGACATGAACAAGCTGTCCTACCAGGTCATCCAGGTGCTGCAGGGCGAAGGCGGCACGGTGGAGAGCCTGCTCGCCCACACCGCCTCGCTGACCAGCACGATCGCCGAGAAGGACCAGGTGATCGGCGAGGTGATCACCAACCTCAACGGCGTGCTGGACACGATCAACCAGCGCACCCCGCAGCTGTCCGACCTGATCGCCACGCTGCAGCGGCTGGTCACCGGGCTGGCCGAGGACCGCAAGCCGATCGGCGACGCGATCGACTCACTCGGCGGGCTGGCCGAGACGACCTCGGGTCTGCTCACCGAGGCCCGTGAGCCGCTGAAGAACGACATCGCCGCGCTGGGCGAGCTGACCCAGAACCTGAACGAGAACGAGCCGCTGGTGGAGCACTTCATCCAGTTCCTGCCGCACAAGGTGGCCACGCTGAGCCGGACCGCCGACTACGGCTCCTGGTTCAACTT